From Candidatus Hydrogenedentota bacterium, the proteins below share one genomic window:
- a CDS encoding alpha-galactosidase → FELSEQGQAVAWQVVAPRDGITTRLAIETPDHHIQGFVVFSGTGDRLEIRPVHRTRQNYEGRLIFEGTARLGGDSFACRTRPPASQAVVQFASGNADSALNDSVYDGTSDTLLRFDARGAGPRLSTMEGGFGVWWCAPIHVPDESAVVIEVARNYYRERWVPFFTPVNRDRCPAPPTGWMSWNVYFDTAGEEENLAEARVGAEQLKPFGLAIWHIESWQDNSAQLPVSNFSNLNLKPSLEKFPHGMKWLAEEIRKLGFVPGIWTVPFGTGNAEFYEAHKEWFLHNPDGTPMSNWSGTYVLDPSQEAVRAHMEEMHRVMSQEWGYEYFKIDGMSGANRGYSAHFYEMPDVRAAFKNPEVEGPFRLCVEALRRGIGDHAVWLACQGHYSGPEAACADAGRTGSDIVHWRKPPGWNNYLDQARITLNQIFVNNILWWCDPDTLLVGEAPIEMARLATAVVALPGQMMFAGDKLAELTPERMRLLQQALPVCDVRPLDLYPIYELVPVWDLKIKRPFGEWDVVSLFNFGEEARTIETGIETLGLAEGSYIFYDFWTGQWGETSEKLGRELPPHSNALLAVHRAAAHPQFLSTDRHITQGGVSLEALEWDDASKTLSGTARVVGGFPDKLVFRVPDGYSLTAATANGAAISHGMSATGLLEITLAGEESHSVAWSLRFE, encoded by the coding sequence CATCGAAACGCCCGACCACCATATTCAAGGCTTCGTTGTCTTCTCGGGCACGGGCGACCGTCTGGAAATCAGGCCGGTGCACCGCACGCGCCAGAACTATGAGGGGCGTTTGATCTTCGAAGGGACGGCACGGCTTGGCGGGGACAGTTTTGCGTGCAGGACGCGTCCGCCGGCATCCCAGGCCGTGGTGCAGTTCGCGTCGGGCAACGCGGACAGCGCCCTCAACGATTCCGTGTATGACGGCACTTCCGACACGCTGCTGCGTTTCGATGCGCGCGGCGCCGGGCCGAGGCTCAGCACGATGGAAGGCGGTTTCGGCGTATGGTGGTGCGCGCCGATTCACGTTCCGGATGAATCGGCGGTTGTCATCGAAGTGGCTCGAAATTATTACCGCGAGCGCTGGGTTCCGTTTTTCACGCCCGTGAACCGGGACCGGTGTCCGGCGCCGCCCACGGGCTGGATGTCGTGGAACGTGTACTTCGATACGGCTGGCGAAGAGGAAAATCTTGCCGAAGCGCGCGTGGGGGCGGAGCAGCTCAAGCCGTTCGGCCTTGCGATCTGGCACATCGAATCGTGGCAGGACAACAGCGCCCAGTTGCCCGTGAGCAATTTCTCGAACCTCAACCTGAAACCGTCTCTGGAGAAGTTTCCGCATGGCATGAAATGGCTCGCTGAAGAAATCCGGAAGCTGGGGTTTGTGCCGGGTATCTGGACGGTTCCCTTCGGGACGGGTAACGCGGAGTTCTACGAAGCTCACAAGGAGTGGTTTCTGCACAACCCTGACGGCACGCCCATGTCAAACTGGTCGGGCACGTACGTGCTGGACCCGTCCCAGGAGGCGGTGCGCGCGCATATGGAAGAAATGCACCGGGTCATGTCCCAGGAGTGGGGGTACGAATACTTCAAGATCGACGGGATGTCGGGAGCGAACCGGGGATACTCAGCCCATTTCTATGAAATGCCTGATGTGCGGGCGGCGTTCAAGAATCCCGAGGTCGAAGGGCCGTTCAGGCTATGCGTTGAGGCCCTGCGCAGGGGTATTGGAGACCATGCCGTCTGGCTGGCGTGCCAGGGCCACTACTCGGGACCCGAGGCGGCCTGCGCCGATGCGGGACGCACCGGGTCGGACATCGTCCACTGGCGCAAGCCTCCCGGCTGGAACAATTATCTCGACCAGGCCCGGATCACCTTGAATCAGATTTTCGTGAACAACATTCTCTGGTGGTGCGATCCGGACACGCTGCTGGTCGGCGAAGCGCCTATCGAAATGGCGCGCCTCGCGACTGCCGTGGTGGCTTTGCCCGGGCAAATGATGTTCGCGGGCGACAAACTCGCCGAGCTGACGCCCGAACGCATGCGGCTGCTGCAACAGGCACTGCCCGTGTGCGATGTGCGGCCCCTCGACTTGTATCCCATCTATGAGCTGGTTCCCGTGTGGGACCTCAAGATCAAACGGCCTTTCGGAGAATGGGACGTTGTGTCGCTCTTCAATTTCGGTGAGGAGGCCCGAACCATCGAAACAGGCATCGAAACCCTGGGCCTTGCCGAGGGCAGCTACATCTTCTACGATTTCTGGACGGGCCAGTGGGGCGAAACTTCCGAGAAACTCGGCCGCGAGTTGCCTCCGCACAGCAACGCGTTGCTGGCTGTTCATCGGGCGGCGGCACATCCCCAGTTTCTCAGCACCGATCGCCACATCACACAGGGCGGGGTCAGCCTCGAAGCCCTCGAATGGGACGACGCGTCGAAGACATTGTCCGGCACAGCGCGTGTGGTCGGCGGCTTTCCAGACAAGCTGGTCTTCCGCGTGCCGGACGGGTATTCGCTAACCGCGGCGACAGCGAATGGCGCGGCAATCAGCCACGGCATGTCTGCCACGGGACTACTTGAGATAACCTTAGCGGGCGAAGAGTCGCATTCGGTTGCGTGGTCGCTGCGGTTTGAGTGA